In a single window of the Sorangium aterium genome:
- a CDS encoding AAA family ATPase, with protein sequence MTVQELHVAGYRSIRELTLPLAQVNVIVGPNGVGKTNLYRTMVLLGSAASGSFARTLAEEGGMPSVLWAGQRSKGPVRMTLRVRLEQLVYELQCGLTPPPGGPFELDPDIKEEKLWLLDKRRRLPMLERAAGSAFARDADGQRVTFPFSLWGSESVLAQVVEPHRFPLLSVVRQKLMNFRFYHHFRTDSGAPLRVEQVGVRTPVLSTDGHDLAAALATILDIGDRVALKDAVSSAFPGASLEVSSTQGRFRVELGLPGMSRPLDAREFSDGTARYLCLLAALLSPRPPLLMALNEPETSLHPDLLGPLGDLLVHAASRSQLWITTHSRPLAERLQKATPCRLIELDKNGGETVLAHGAAEDE encoded by the coding sequence ATGACGGTCCAGGAGCTCCACGTCGCGGGATACCGCTCGATCCGTGAGCTGACGCTCCCCCTCGCGCAGGTCAACGTCATTGTCGGACCGAACGGCGTCGGCAAGACCAATCTCTATCGCACCATGGTGCTGCTCGGCTCCGCGGCGAGCGGGAGCTTCGCGCGCACGCTGGCCGAGGAGGGCGGGATGCCCTCGGTGCTCTGGGCTGGCCAGCGCAGCAAAGGCCCGGTGCGGATGACGCTGCGGGTGCGGCTGGAGCAGCTCGTCTACGAGCTTCAGTGCGGACTGACGCCGCCGCCTGGAGGGCCGTTCGAGCTGGATCCGGACATCAAGGAAGAGAAACTCTGGTTGCTCGACAAGCGCCGCCGCCTGCCGATGCTGGAGCGGGCCGCGGGCTCGGCCTTCGCGCGCGACGCGGACGGCCAGCGCGTGACCTTTCCCTTCTCGCTCTGGGGCTCGGAGTCGGTGCTGGCGCAGGTGGTGGAGCCGCACCGCTTTCCATTGCTCTCGGTGGTGCGGCAAAAGCTGATGAACTTCCGGTTCTATCACCACTTCCGCACCGACTCCGGCGCACCGTTGCGGGTCGAGCAGGTCGGGGTGCGGACGCCGGTGCTCAGCACCGATGGCCACGATCTCGCCGCGGCGCTGGCGACGATCCTCGATATCGGCGACAGGGTCGCCTTGAAGGATGCCGTCTCCAGCGCGTTCCCCGGCGCGTCGCTCGAGGTCTCCTCGACGCAGGGGCGGTTCCGCGTCGAGCTCGGCTTGCCAGGGATGTCACGGCCGCTCGACGCCCGCGAGTTCTCGGACGGCACGGCGCGCTATCTCTGCCTCCTGGCGGCGCTGCTGAGCCCGAGGCCTCCGCTGCTGATGGCGCTGAACGAACCGGAGACGAGCCTGCATCCGGATCTGCTCGGGCCGCTCGGGGATCTCCTTGTGCACGCGGCCTCCCGGAGTCAGCTGTGGATCACGACGCACTCCCGCCCGCTGGCAGAGCGGCTCCAGAAGGCGACGCCCTGCCGGCTCATCGAGCTCGACAAGAACGGTGGAGAGACGGTGCTGGCGCACGGCGCGGCGGAGGATGAATGA